tttacaaaaaataaatttctgaaCACACACATGATGtcttcagaaaaaaataaagttgtggcttaaaggtctcagCAACCAGGCCATAAGctccaaaaaaaaatagttgttaCACTATTTGACAGGATTGGACAACAAATGTTTgacatgtaataaataaatcagcaTCTATTGAAATGATTAAGTATTCATTACACATATCgagttttcattgtttttaagaTGTATTCTGCTATTCGGGACGGAAAAAAACCCAACAAATCAAAAACCATGgcaatcggtccagccgttctcGAGTTATAAGTGTTGTAACAAACACgactttcttttatatatatagattactactattttatgtttagaaCAATCTGACggtaaattaaatgtattttattaatatattgagaTTAAGAttatagatatacatataatgcatttattaaacagcaaatgtttataaagatttaagaATTGGTCGATGTTAATAACTCTTATTTATTCGCAGTGACCCGAACCCTCTTTGGGGTACTTCTCCCCCCACATGGGTGCCCTTTACCCCATCTAACGGGACTAATCTCTCTATCTCGGAACAATACACGTTAGGACAAGATTGGTATAAAGAGAGATATCGCATTTGGGAACAACTCTACCCTATAGATTGTAGTTTGTAAAGAATATTGAATTATCAGTCGCAAAACTGTAAATacataagaatatttatatgtaatttaaaattgatgtGATTACACTTTCTATTTCATATTTAGCAagctactaaaataaattatactaacaGCATTGTATACGCCTTTTGGAAATCGTGGCGGAGCTATGGCAACGCCATCTGTCGGTTAACGGCGACAACTCGCGGTCGTTTCATTTGCATATAAGTGATAATACGTTTTCGATTATTATTCTGTTTAACAGAATaacacattattaatattatttatggggtaaataattgttaagtgTGAATTTCAGAATATTTATGCAGTATTCACGAAATATGAGGTATTCTTTCAAAttcattgtattattttttattatttcattcatttacCTTTaagaagataaataatattcagacTACAAAAACTCGGTGCTTGGTACAatgcttattaaaataaccacTTAATATCATATATGACATGTCAATGAGGTATTTTCTCGGGCTTATTTTCTGAACCATGCATGCAAGTTTTTGTAGTCagcatattatttttctaaaaaatagaaatgatttttattattagtttgttATAGTGTAATTATAACTAGGCTGGAAATCAGATTACTTGGGGCTCCTTTTTTACTCTTCTGAAGTTTTTTTCTGAGATAGTTGATCTatctatttaaagaaatatattttaagcaatTTTCCAACCAAACATGCCAAACAAATCGGCAAATAAACATGTATAACATTGTcagcaaaatataaataatgaaggCACTAAGTATCGGTCACTGagattattgtataattatattcagtAAACCTTTttcattttagttaaaaaaatatgtttattatggtaaATAAGATACAAATATCACTTATCCCAAATTTGaataggtagacatccctactcatcggcaaagaagacaggaTGTAGgccaagaaaaaaaaaccagcGTAAAAACTCTCAGTACTCTCTTAAAATAGTAAATCATAAAAcaacactttattttaaaacaaatatcgcaaattaattagaagtagcagGCTACTCTACTCTactctagcactagtcccaggcctttttatcaactagataatcttTAACTTTGTAGTATGCTTTTTAACACAGATTTActtttatacatttcttaaatttattaaaagcagcagagataaaagagcctctaggattttattaaagaagagtatcCCTTTTCCTAAAAAAGAATGACTAAGCTATTCGAGCGACCCTTGGTAAAACCGAACTGATTactatgtaataatttgtttacgtTAAAATGACTtacaagtttatttaatatagtattttcaaatattttaccaCAAGTAAGTAGTACGGAAATTGGTCTAAAGTTACTGGGGTCGGACATACAAcctgctttaaataataactttactaTGTTTCATTAGATCGGGAAACTCGCCACTTTCAATACAATTGTTGAAAATTATAGCTAGATTGGGAgcaattacataaattatgctatttattattttcggtAGATTTGATTACTATagtatagtttaatattatagtatcGACAGATAGTTCGATGTCTTGATTGCGATCTTTGACTTCCAGTTTCACTATCAATTATCTTCCAAgtcattttagttttattggtACTATTTTCAACTCCTCTtcaattttgatatttaaggACTTGGCCGCGTACATAAAGAGTAAATTTTTGCATGAAAAAAGCATGcaataacaaaatttctaacatacaatataaaataaattaaggaaaGCATTATttagatacaattttataacatacaaataaaatgtactaaatCCAAATAGCTCTCTCCATAGTAGCTCATCtttcaaaaaaatcaaacacaccACTACACGTTATACTCGTTGAACGAGTTTGCGTATCTCGCCAAAgccgcgtacaaattatttgacgAAGTCTATTAAGTACGAGGGTGTACaattaccgtctaaaattcgtaatattagcgcgtttaaccaattcaaaagGGCAAGACACATATCAGAATGAGCCTAGTAGACTAAAACTTGTCATTGTGAATTTTGTCTATAGGCATGCTGATGCAATTTAAGGAAAACATGTAGTACTTGTAGTACTAGTATATTAAGGAAAACTGGATAAACAACAATAAGCCGCTTTGTTATGGAAATGAGTCATTGTTTTGATGGGTGCATTCTAATTAAACGCGAGAAATTAGTTGCATGAAAAATTTCTTAAGatagtttttgccgcgcaccaccactatgtagaaCCAGAATGTGTGTGTGCATGGggagcggtatcacttaacatcaaattagcctcctgcccgttggccatttaatacattaaaaaatgaacatgTATGTATTTGGTATTAGTTTTACAGTTGTTTAGAAGTCAAAGGTAGTTCAACATGTGGAGATTAAGCcgtaaacattttgtttatatctTACTACTCTAGGTTTGCTTAATTTCCGCGACATGTGTAAATCATACTACATATCACCAAGAACAAAACCACTTCGCTCTCTATATTACACATTCCTATGGTATGCTACATACGACtcaaaaaacagttttttaatcTATACATAAGCTGGATAGACTCCACTCTACTATGCTGATTTCTAGAAGTAATTAATAGAATAATGGTCCtgttaattcaattataatgtattctGAAAGCGTATATCTACCTGTGGGGATTTCCTCACGGTAAACGAGGACGTTTTCCTCATTTATCACAACTAATTTAACGAACGACGAACGACCTTATAAAGGTGAATAGTTGATTGGAACATTTTTCTtactttctttaaatttgaaattaactCTTGGCCATGTGTAAAGATAAACCCATTTAGGAAtaataaggaaaaataaaaaggaaaacatTCAAAGTCGATAAGGATAATCTGTTGAACCAGTGACATATcgtatttgtaaacaaaaacgACATCTGACCGGTTTTACTTGAAAGGTAATCAGTAGGTACAGGGGTTACTcgatagttatatttttatattatctttatattttagccCGATTCCAGATTTTAGGTAGACGTGGTGAATTTTATGATGCTTATTAGATATTAAGTAGCGTATATACCAATTCAGCCagatataatttacttaatgaCATTTAACCTACTGTTTGTGAACTAAATATCCGCATGCTTTGCGCTTTGgcatgtttttttctaattagtAATGTCACTGTAGAAAGTAGGTATAACAACTAATAAGTGCGTTTATGTTGTGGACAAAGtcctgaaatatttatttatcctaTTTTATGAATACCAATACCGTCGGAATTGCACCTCATTAATGTACAACTCGCTATATAAGCGATATTTTCACAACGCCACTCAGTTGAGGAAAATGAGGCGTATCGTGATAGTGTGTTATGTGCTCGTCTGCGCAGCTGCACACGATCACAGAGATGACCGCGACCACATACTAGCTGGAGACGGCCACAAAGGTCACGGGCATCACAACCATGGGCATCACAATCATGGGCATAATGACCATGATATTGTAGGTGAGTCGAATCAAACGTGGGTTTTTGGCaagagttaaaaaaataaaactctgCCCCAGGAGTCGAACAATATGTGCTTCAGTAGAGGCTATAggagtataattttaatatttttaatctagtaattcgtatttaattttcttttgacaTAGATAATTCAGAATTATATGGAAACTATTTGAGTTAACAAAACtcaacattttgtatttatttatattaacttgttcgtataacaaataaatattatcagatGGTGGCCCGGTGGTGCGCAGTCCGTCAGGTGAGTTTCGCGGAGGCTACAATGTCACAAGAAAAGGGCGTCGCTTTGAGTCTTACCGGGGCATTCGTTACGCCGAGCCTCCTGTCGGAGAACTTCGTTTTCAGGTACCtcaatttttactttatgtGGTAATAATACACAGTGACGCATGATGCAGGCCAGTTGTTGCGTATCGAACTTTACTTATTTGATCAGTCAGTCGGTAAAcctttccaaataaaatatttaggtaATTGAAATACAGTgctataaatatgtttttaatcagTTAGGTAATTTAGTGGTTATTGTCGCATATGCTTTGCCTAGCAGATATAGTCGATATATGACTCTAGgaacattaaaattacacgCGTATGATAGAAAACATCTGTCTCAATACATTTCTCCATTCATACGCTAGAAATTGATTTTCAGCCTCCTCGACCGATCACCCACTATCCAACCCCGGTAGACGCACGATCAGATGGACCCGCTTGCCCCCTCCCCGCGCCTCCCTTATACCCCGTAGATGAGGACTGCCTTTCCATCAATGTATATACGCCGCTCACCACCGATAGGTAAATatagaaattgtttatttcattaacGTAGGTTCAGTAAAATTCCTTTGGCACGACGCAGATCTGCGTTTAATCGATACcagaacattttaatttgcGTTGACATCTTGAACATATGTGAATAATGCACAGAACTCTTTGCTGCGCATGCGCATACACCATCTTGTTCTACTCATAATAGATTGCTTTGGTAACTTTTTTCAGGAAAAAGCTATTGCCGGTAATATTCTTCATCCATCCGGGCGGCTTCTATACCATGTCGGGTCGTTCAGATCTCGCAGGACCGCACTACCTCTTGGACAGGGATCTCGTTCTAGTCACTATCAACTATCGCCTCGGCTCACTTGGTGTGTTTTATTGACGTTTACAATAATGAAATAGGTGACATTATTAGGAATAATAATGTCAATTGCTCAATTGCTGTTACTGTGCCAACAGGTTTGGTGTACCGTGGGTAACGggaacaacaaataaaatttcttattggacttgattgttataatgataaatttataaaaaacccTTGAACGTGACGTAACGTAATAAAGGTTGATCCATAGGTCTAAGACAAGGATTGCTTATAAACGAATGGCATTACAGGATTCCTCAGCACTGGTGACGCAGTGGCTCCGGGCAATAACGGTTTTAAAGACATGGTGGCAGCCTTGCGATGGGTCAATCGGAACATTCGGGCCTTCGGAGGAGATCCCGACAAGGTCACGGTGGCCGGATGTAGCGCCGGATCTATCAGCGCCATGCTCATGATGGTATCGCCCATGGCCAcaggtatttataataataaggattgaaacacatacaaaaactaGCTTTACAGTTTACTAAAGAGTAATGCGGTAGCaagaaattttcaaaatcaacgcttacaatttgttttactcgtctatatttacaaaatgtaaagTAGCAACTAATTATCATCAAAACTTTAACATAAGCAGGCATAATATCATAGTGTAAACGACCtatgtataaaaactataGAACATTCAGGTCTGGTTTGACTTCCTGACAGGTCTATTCCACCGGGCAATATCGATGAGCGGCTCCCCTGTGGGAAAAGTACCTCTGCCCAGTGAGCAGCGCTACCTAGCGGTTCGTCAAGCAGAACTGCTCAATTGCCCGACCCATAGCTCACAAGCTATCGTCGATTGCCTTAAGACTAAGCCTTGGAGGGACCTAGGCAACTCGCTTTTAGGATTTTATGTaaggataaataaaatactttttgacatagaCATGGATAAAGTTGCGTGCTGGACGATCGGTGATTTTAAATACTGAATACTAATTTAAAGGAATTCGGATTCGACCCAGTGGGTATCTGGACGGCCGTGGTCGAGCCTGACTTCGGGCAAGAAAGGTTTCTCACATCTCAGCCCGATGAGGCCATTCGAGAGAAGAAATTGTATGCCGTGCCTCATCTCGTCAGTCAGACTCAGGACGAGTTCTATTGGATGGCATTCAGTCAGTACTACACCGTTTACTAAACTCTACTAATTTCTATACCATATGTTTCAAAAATCACTAACTTTTTAGCCGTGACTCGCAACGATACCCTGCGAGAGCAGATGATCTCGGAGTGGGAGAGAGTGGCCCCTATCTCCTTTCTGCTCCCCCGAGACAACCCCGAAGTTCCAACTCGCACCCTTCGTCGGGTGTATCTTAAGGACCGTCCTCTAAAGAACGATGAAACCAGCGCACACGACCTTGGAAGACTCTACGTCGACTCTGTTGAGGGTTTTCCTGTCTACAGGTATTTTAGTTGTTGGTTCGACGTTTGGCATTGATTTAAATGAAGTGTgacttatttaataacatgGCATTAAAATCATCATAAGGCAggcaaataatacaaatggcGTTATTTCAGAATGGCCAAGCTGATGACCCTTCACTCGCCGCGACCCGTTTACGAGTATGAGTGGGGCTACATCGGGAACCACAGCCATTACGAGGACCCCAAAACTATGAAACCCCAAGGTAGAACATAAAGTGGAATCCTGCGGATGCAATTTTTTGTAGTTTAATAACATGTCCATGTAAATGCTACAAATGCATTACGAATACGAGACAGAGTGTTTTTTCATGTTTCAGGGGCAGCACATCACGATGAGCTGATCTACCTGTTCACTTTATCTTACCGATTCCCTGCCATTGGCCTCGAAGGCCGCGACGCTGTCATGGTCGACCGCATGACTGCGCTTTGGTACAACTTTGCCAGATACGGGTATGACCTATAATATGTCATAAATCTTATGACCTATAATAGAAACCTTGCCAAATTATGTACAAGTTACGACACCTGTACCTCTATTTTCCGACCAGTAACATATCGAACCGAGGACTCCGGGTCAAACGCAACAAACTAGTTAATTTGTTGTACCTAGTTACGTACATGATCTGTGGATCCCataagtacataaatatattaatgtttcgttaaaaattctttcaaaTGGCAGAGACCCGAATCCTCGAGGTGACACACCAGAGCTGGGTGAATTGGTCTGGCCCAAGATGACGTCACAAGACATGACATATCTGCGCATCGA
This portion of the Pieris brassicae chromosome 6, ilPieBrab1.1, whole genome shotgun sequence genome encodes:
- the LOC123711354 gene encoding esterase E4-like — its product is MRRIVIVCYVLVCAAAHDHRDDRDHILAGDGHKGHGHHNHGHHNHGHNDHDIVDGGPVVRSPSGEFRGGYNVTRKGRRFESYRGIRYAEPPVGELRFQPPRPITHYPTPVDARSDGPACPLPAPPLYPVDEDCLSINVYTPLTTDRKKLLPVIFFIHPGGFYTMSGRSDLAGPHYLLDRDLVLVTINYRLGSLGFLSTGDAVAPGNNGFKDMVAALRWVNRNIRAFGGDPDKVTVAGCSAGSISAMLMMVSPMATGLFHRAISMSGSPVGKVPLPSEQRYLAVRQAELLNCPTHSSQAIVDCLKTKPWRDLGNSLLGFYEFGFDPVGIWTAVVEPDFGQERFLTSQPDEAIREKKLYAVPHLVSQTQDEFYWMAFTVTRNDTLREQMISEWERVAPISFLLPRDNPEVPTRTLRRVYLKDRPLKNDETSAHDLGRLYVDSVEGFPVYRMAKLMTLHSPRPVYEYEWGYIGNHSHYEDPKTMKPQGAAHHDELIYLFTLSYRFPAIGLEGRDAVMVDRMTALWYNFARYGDPNPRGDTPELGELVWPKMTSQDMTYLRIDNDFSLRKDLFKDKVGVWDELYPMKY